A region from the Vicinamibacteria bacterium genome encodes:
- a CDS encoding FAD binding domain-containing protein has translation MMRLPPFRYLAPRTAREAAKMLADYSPEDAMPVSGGTDLYPNMKRRQFEPRVLVGLRGLEGGRELTGSPESGITIGGLRTLTALENNSMLGEHYPALAKAAASVSSPILRNMGTIGGNLCVDTRCNYYNQTYEWRAAIDFCMKKDGAICWVAPSSPRCWAVSSSDTAPVLIALGATCTLVGPEGDRRVAVKDLYRHDGIDFMKKKREEVLTEIQVPKTNGLRATYLKLRRRDSIDFPILGVAAALATARDGTIERARIVLTAVESAPIEAVEAQKLLEGHRPTDERIDQAAAIAYRPAKPLDNTDLTHAYRKKMARVYVARALRELAGRV, from the coding sequence ATGATGCGGCTTCCGCCGTTTCGATATCTCGCGCCCAGGACGGCGCGCGAGGCGGCGAAGATGCTCGCCGATTACTCGCCCGAGGATGCCATGCCCGTCTCCGGCGGCACGGATCTGTACCCCAACATGAAGCGACGGCAGTTCGAGCCAAGGGTTCTCGTTGGGCTCCGGGGCCTCGAGGGCGGCCGCGAGCTCACGGGAAGTCCCGAATCCGGTATCACCATCGGAGGCCTGCGCACCCTCACCGCGCTCGAGAACAATTCGATGCTCGGAGAGCACTACCCCGCTCTGGCGAAGGCGGCCGCTTCGGTGAGCTCTCCCATCCTGCGCAACATGGGAACCATCGGGGGAAACCTTTGCGTCGATACGCGCTGCAACTACTACAATCAGACCTACGAGTGGCGGGCGGCCATCGACTTCTGCATGAAGAAGGACGGAGCGATCTGCTGGGTGGCGCCTTCGAGCCCGCGCTGTTGGGCCGTGAGCTCCTCCGACACCGCACCGGTTCTCATCGCGCTCGGTGCCACCTGCACGCTCGTCGGCCCCGAAGGCGACAGACGAGTGGCCGTGAAAGACCTCTATCGGCACGACGGCATCGACTTCATGAAGAAGAAGCGCGAGGAGGTCCTGACCGAGATCCAGGTCCCCAAGACGAACGGCCTGCGCGCGACCTACTTGAAGCTGAGGCGTCGCGACAGCATCGACTTCCCCATCCTGGGTGTCGCCGCCGCTCTCGCGACCGCGCGCGACGGAACCATCGAACGGGCACGCATCGTGCTCACCGCCGTCGAGTCCGCTCCCATCGAGGCGGTGGAAGCGCAGAAGCTTCTCGAAGGCCATCGGCCGACCGACGAGCGAATCGATCAGGCGGCCGCCATCGCCTACCGCCCCGCAAAACCTCTGGACAATACCGATCTCACCCACGCCTACCGC